The DNA sequence AACTATATTTCCAACCTGGATAAAGCCATAGACCAAATGGTGTACATTATTTCATCGAAAAAAATAAATAATATGAAAAACGCCAAACCGGAAGAGAAAAAGCGTCTGTTTACCGAATATTGGGACCAGAAAGATCCATCGCCACAGACAGATGGTAATGAATTAATGAATGAATATTTCCGTCGTGTAAGTTACGCCACCGAACAGTTTGGCTCCTCCATTCGGGAAGGCTGGCGTACGGACATGGGTATGGTCTATATTCTGTTCGGTACTCCCAACGATATTGAACGCCATCCATTTGATTTGGGGAACAAGCCGTATCAAATATGGTACTATTTTGATATCAATCGCCAGTTCGTGTTCGTTGATGATTCCGGTTTTGGAGATTATCGCCTTGTCACCCCCCTTTACGACACCCACCAATCGGCATTTTAAATACGGGATAATCTCTACACTCCGCAGATTTCACCATGCGGCACGGTAAGCCATGAAAAAGAAAATTGCAGTAATCCCCGGCGATGGGACAGGGAAAGAGGTAACCCGGGAAGCGACAAAAGTTCTCGAAACCCTCACCGATCTTAACCTCATTCAGTTCGAAATCACCACCTTTCAATATGGCGCGGATCATTATCTGGAGACAGGTATTGGATTGCCTGATGAAGCCGTAGAGGAATTTCGCAAGAATTATGATGCCATTCTCATGGGATCGTTGGGGGACAGCCGGATTCCCAACATGGCGCATGCCAGAGAAATCATCCTGAAATTGCGTAATAAACTTGACCTGTATATCAACGAACGCTGGATCAAAGTCCTGGATCCCGAACTGTATCCGCTGAACTACGGAAATCCCGAAAAAGTTGATTTTCACATATTTCGTGAATCAACAGAAGGGGCCTTCGTTGCGGCAGGTGGGGCAACCTATGAGCACACAGAAAAGGAAATTGCGGTACAGGAGATGTTGTATACCCGAAAAGGTGTGGAACGTATAATCCGCTATGCATTCGAATATGCGGTGGACCACGGGATGCAGAAAGTCACCATGGCGGATAAAAGCAACGTGTTGCGCTTCACCGACGGCCTTTGGCTGCGAGTATTCCGGGAAGTCAGTGAAGAGTTCGAAGAACAAGTCACGAGCTCGCATGTTTATATTGATCATCTTGCATATGAGTTGCTCAAAAGGCCACAGGAATTCCAGGTAATCGTCACAACTAATCTGTTTGGGGACATTTTATCTGAGATTGGAGCTGTCCTCCAGGGCGGACTCGGACTGGCGGCCTCCGGCAATTACAATCCCGGGGAAATAGGTGTTTTTAAGTCGATTCATGGCTCCGCCCAAAATATCGCCGGGAAAAATATTGTTAATCCATTCGGCGCGATCTTGTCCATTCAATTGATGCTGGAATTTTTCGGGAAACCGAAGTTGGGCCTGTTGATTGAGGATGCTGTAAAGCAATGCCTCCGGAACGGACTGGTGACCAGGGATTTGGACGGCAGCCTGGGTACTCAGGAGGTTGGGGATTCACTTTGCCAGATCCTGGAAAACCTGTATAAGAACCATTCCCGGTGAGATGTAGTGGAGATAGGGTTTAAGGTATAAGAGTATAGGGGTATAGGGGTATAGGGATATAGGGATAAAATGGAGAATCGAGAAAGAAGAAAGGAAATATCCAATATCCAATTTCCAATTTCCAGGTTCACCACACAACAGGAGAAAGCCGTTGGGAGTCATCGCTTCAGCCGTTTTTTGGTTTTGAAAAAAGAATGAAAATTGAAGAAGTGAGAAACAACGAACTAAAGCGCGACGAATGCCGGGACTACCAACGATCAAACGGTAATACTGTATCATTCCGCCGTCGTGGTAAAACGGCGGAAATAAGGTAACCCTTTCTGTTTACACTGCAATAAACCCCACAATTACATAGATAACCAATGCGATTCCGGCGCTGACGAGGGCATACGGAATCTGGGTGTTAACATGGTCAATATGGTCGGTGGCTGCGGCCATGGAGGCCACGACTGTAGTATCCGATATCGGGGAGCAGTGATCGCCGAACACGCCGCCGCCGAGCACGGCGGAAACCGCCAGGGGAATGCTGACCCCTGCGTCCATCGCTAAGGGAAGCGCAAGTGGCATCATAAGCGCAAAAGTACCAAAGGAGGTACCGGTGGAGAATGCGATAAATCCGGCGGTTATAAACACGACGGCCGGAATCAGTGCCGGCGTAAGAAAACCTGAAGCCATGGATGCGATATATTCGCCGGTACCGAGTTCGTTGCATGTATTCCCCAGGGCAAACGCCAGTAGCATAATCGCGCCCAGAGATATCATACCGCCGGCACCTTTCACAGAGACGTCCACCACTTCGGTGACTTTCATAATCCCGGTACTACGATACAGTATGCCAGCAGCGCCAATCGCAAACATTACCGCCCAAAAGACCGATGTTGAGCCTGAACCCTGCGTAATACTTCCATCACCTGTGATATACATGGCTACCGGCATCGTTCCCACCATCACGAGGACCGGAATCACCATATTGCGGGCATGATGCCTGATGTCCGGCTTCGCATCGAGCATTGTGATGCTTTCATCCATCAGCGGCATAGCGCCCTTCCGTAAAAGGGCGCCCGTCTCCCTGATCCTGGTTTCGGCTTTATGCATTGGGCCGAAATCCGATTGACTGAAGATGATATAAAGCACAAAGAGTATGGCTACGATGGAGTAAAAATTCATTGGAATAGACCACAACAGCTGCCGCACCGGATCGTCAATACCCTGGGCAGCGATTAATCCAATGGCAAACGCACCCCACGCATTCAATGGGACCAGCATACAGGCCGGGGCCGACGTGGAATCCAGGATATATGAGAGCTTCTCCCGGCTGATTTTCATGGTGTCAAACAAGGGACGTGAAATTGCTCCGGCGACTAATATCTTGATGCTGCTTTCAATGAATATGATAATCCCGAGAATCCAGACCAGGAGTTGCGCCGTAAAGCGGTTGGTAATGAGTTTTTTCCGGATTACGTAATCCACAAAGCCTTCCACACCGCCAGAACGCTGCATCAGAGCAATTAAACTCCCTACCAGCACGCTAAACAGGATCACGCGGGTGCTGCCGGCGTCAGCGAAAACCGTCACCAGAGAGCCGAGCGCGTCCGTGAGTCCAGCCAGCGGATTCCAGGAATTAAGCAGCATCCAGCCAAACCATATTCCGGAAAACAGGGAGAGGATAACCTGTTTCGTGCGCATTGCCAGGAGTATCGCCACCACCGGCGGGAGAATGACCAGCCAGCCAGGTTCTGTCATAAGAACTGTCCTATGTCGGTTGTCGGGAAGAAATTCGGAGAAAAATAATAAAACCGGGTCCGAAATGCGATGGGTGAATTGCGTATCGCGATCAATCCGCCATTTCTCAACTTGTATTGAAAACGAGAGTTTTGTACTCTTTAATCACTCTTAATGAGTCTGCCAGAGAATTGTTGTATATTACGAGCCTATGAAACCACTCAGGTTTATTCACACTGCTGATTTGCACCTCGGAAGCCCGCTGAAAAGTATCGGCGAGGTTTCCGGAGAGCTACAGGAGCAGCTTCACAACGCCACGTTTACTGCATTGCGACAAATCGTTAGTGCTGCTATTGAGCTGGAGGTGGACTTTGTCCTGATCGCCGGAGATTTATATGATCTGGAATCCAGGAGTATCCGCGCCAACCGAATTGTTGCTCAGCAACTCCGCCGATTGGATGAAGCCGGAATCAACGCTTATCTCATCGCCGGGAATCATGATCCGCTTACCAGAGAAGGAGCGGATGCCTTTGATCTTCCAAAGAATGCCCATGTCTTTGGCACCGAAACGGAAATATGCGAATATTCCAGAGATGGTGAAGTAGTTGCAAGGATTTTAGGGCAATCATACCGTTCGTCATCCGAACCACGGAAAATGTACAGCGGGTTTACGCCGCCGGATGCATCGGTTTGGAATATCGGGATGCTGCATACAGCGCTTGACCCGAATAACACAAGATACGTTCCCTGCCATCCTGACGATTTGGCCTCAAAACAAGAAATTCACTACTGGGCGTTAGGTCATGTCCATCAACAGCGGGTTGTGCAATCCGGAGAGCAGCCGATTGTCTATCCCGGGAATCCGCAGGGACGCGATACCGGCGAAACCGGTATCAATGGATGCGTACTTGTTGAAATGACACCGGGCGAGGAACCGGATATCTCGACGATCCCGACTTCGTCAATTATCTGGGATATCAAAGACATCAGCATTGATCCGGGTGATTCTGAGCCACCAGAATCAATTGATGCTTTACTCGATCAATTCCGAAGTGCAATCGAAGATATGCCTGACGAAAATTATATAGACGAACCTATACTGCCGGCACATCCCAATTTCGAGGACGAATATAGGATCGATGGTCACATCATCCGGTGGCACGTGACAGGGAAAGGGCCGCTTCATGACGAGCTGGCCAAAAATCGGGAGGAGGCTGGCGAAACAATCACCGAGGTTCTTCGTGAGGAATTTGGGCAAATGTCGCCATTCGTCTGGACCGAATCCGTTCGGATTCGCACCGGAAAACCGGTCCCACCGATCGAGGAACTCGCCGGGAACAGCGAACTATTCAGCGACATCCGAAAAATTATGGATGAGTTCTCATCCGGGGAGCCATCCGTAGACTTCGATGATATTTTGGGCAAGATATGGGATACATCAGGTGATTACGAGAATATGAATCCGGAACGGTTTGTCGCCGGGCAGAGAGATATTGAAGGGTTCATCGAAGAAGCCGGCCAGCGAATTGTCGAGAGTATCCTGGAACGGAGAGACGACTCATGATCATCAAATCTCTCCTGATACAGGACTTTGGCATAATTCAGGGGCAGGAACTTCGGGACTTGAATAATGGGATCAATGTGATCGCCGGGCCGAATCGTGCCGGAAAAACAACCCTGATGCAGTTGCTTCGATATCTGGGGTATAAATTTCCGAAAACAGATCTTATGCCAGCGCCAAAAGTCTCTCGCCGGGCCAGGGCAACGATGCAACTCGAGGACGGCGCAGAAGTTATTCTGGAGCGGGACGGGCAGTCTGATCCTGTCCTCGCGGTTACCAGTGGCAGCAGGGATATTTCCATAGAGGACATTTTTCATGTAGATGATTTTACCTATCGTCAACTATTTACTATCAGCCTGGATGAGTTGCGCAGATTCCCGGCAGGTGTAGATGGTAAAAAAGAGAGCCGTCGGCTGCAGTCGGTGTTACTTGGTGCAGGATTGACGGATGCGGCCAATTTGTCCGAGGTTTTGCGGGATTTTCGGAAGCAAGCGGAGGATATTGGGGGGAAGCACGGAAATCAACGGGTTTCGGAGTTTAAAGATCACAATCAGGATATAAGGGAGGCCGTTGAACAGCGGAAGGAGGCCAACCAACAAATCCGGATCTACCAGGAGAACCTGGAAGAAAAAAACGAGGTCGAATCTGAGCTGGCTGCACTAAAAGAGCAGAAGTCTTCTCTGGAAAAACGGCGCGTCCGGCTGGAGTTTTTGCATCAGTATGCGGAAACATTTTTAAATTATCGGAATTTGACCGATGAATTATCCGGTGAAGAGAACCGGGAGTTACTCACTGATTTCGAAGAAGAATATTTGTCGACAGCCAAACGCTTGCTGGAAACATACCCTGAGGTCATAGAGAAGTACGGAGAGGCAAAGCGGGATTTTAAGCGTCAGGTGCCCGGTGATAAGTGGCAGGAAGTGAAAAACTCGCTACTGAATGCAACTGACGAAATTCGACGCTGGGAGCGGGAACTCTCGGGACTCCGGGAACAGATACAAACCTTTCGAAATGAACAACAACAGATCGCGGAGAAACGAGAGGAAATTGCCACGGATTTAGGGCAGGTAAACTCCGACTGGGGCGAAGATTTTACAGCCCTTGAGACGATCCGGACTGACCGGGTTGATCGCGCAGTACTCCGCGAAAAAATTGCCGAATTCCTCAGAGTAACCGACCGGAAGAGAGGCGCCAGCCAGGAGATTGATACGCTCGAACAGCAAGTCGAGTCGATAGAGGATGAAATTTCAGAAATTGAATCGCACCGGAAAATCGACCCTGTGAAAATGTATGGAGTCGGGTTGTTAATCATAATCTCAGGAATTCTCCTGGGAATACTGACCTACCCCTGGATTGGTTTACTGGTGGGAATTGGCGGTGTTGGAGTGCTGGTGGTCAGATATCTGGGCGAAACAGAAGCCCGGCAGCAGATGAGTCGGCTTGAATCGGAATTGCGGCAAACGAAGAAACAGTTACAGTCCCGAAAGTCAGAACTTGAAGATCTTGAAAGTAAGTGGGAAAAATTAAACGAAGAGGTTGGCCAATACCGTGATACCCTGGGATTACCGGCTGAGGTACACCCGGAGAGTCTCCGGAATTATTTTGACGATGTAGCAGATCTCAAGAAACGTATAGCACAGTGGAACTCCCAGCGTGAAGACCTGAAGCGGGCAGAGCAAGATATATTGGAAAACCTGGATGATCTCCGCGGTGTCCTGGACAATATTTATCCGGAGGATATTGGGGAACCCGCTATTGACGATGCAGACGAATTGATGCATCGAATAACGCAGGCATCGGAGTGGCTGGACTCGGCGAAAGATCTCAATTCTCTGGAAGAACAGAAGGAAGACCAGGAGAAACAAATACATCGCATCTGTTTTCCGGATTCGGGACAGATGAACCTGGACGATGCGCCGTCTACCAGTGAAGATTATATTCGCTCTCTTGAAGAGTTTGTTGAGGAAGGACAAAGATATTCTGAGCTGACGGAAAAGGAGGACGAGGCGGAAAGGTTAGCATATTCTCTGGAAAACGGTTTTAACGCCCGTGTCAAGAGTGTATTCACCAAAGACTCCATGGAGGACGCCCCGGACACTCTTGAGGATTTACTCAATATTTTGGAGGAATATTACGAGCAATTTGCCAGTGAAAAGGAGATAGCCGATAACCTTCGATCGGTGGAAAATTCCATTGAGCAGGTGACCGGAGAGATTACGGATGCGCAGAAGCGCGTGGAACGCCTGAACGTTCGCCTGGAAGAATTGGCGACCACGGAAAAGCTGGAACAGGCCCAGGAACAGATCGACAAGGCCAGGAGCCGCCTTGAACCGCTTGCGAGGGAATTTGCGATAAACAGGATTGCAACCGCTATTCTGGAGCAGGCCCAGGAGCGATTTATGCATCGAACGCGGGATGAACTTCTTACGTCAGCCAGTGAATATTTTAGGAGAATCACTTCTGACGACTATGCAAGTATCGCCCTTCCAAAAGAACTGGAAAATGCTGATTTCGTGAGCCTGACCGAGGACGGAAATTCGGTGGAGACCACCCGGTACCTGAGCCGGGGCACCAGAGAACAACTGTTCATGAGCGTCCGGCTGAGTCGCATCAAAGAGATTACACCGCCGCTGCCGGTTATCCTGGACGACAGTCTGGTGAATTTTGACAGTGCACATCGGAGACAGGCAGTTCGGGTGCTACAGGAATTGGCAAAAACGAATCAGATATTTGTGATGACCTGTCATCCCGAACTCGTGGAATTCCTTCATGAGGCTGGTGACGAGATAAGTTATATGACAATCGACGCCGGAGTAATCGCCGGGAGCAGTTATACTAAAGTACTGGAGCATCTCCGTAGATAATTACCTGGTGTGAAAAAGTAGTACGTACTGCGCAGCGGGGGACTCGAAACTGGAACACCTCAACACTCGAACACTCCGCCGCAGGAGGATACACTGCCGTTAAAACCGTAACATTGGAAAAAGTCCCATGAATAAGTCATTCCTCATCTGTCTTGGAGTTGCATCTGCATTTGTATTAACTGGAAACCTGCAACTGTTTGCGCAGGGTACCGATGAATTCGGTCGATATGAGCGGAAATCTATCTCCTATATCCCTGCCGTGTATATTCCGCGCTCAGAAGCCTATGAGATGAAAAATCATGAGATCGAATTTCTCATTGAGACAGTGAAAGACTACATCGAAATGCCCCGGTTCGATTACAACGAACTACCGGAAGAGATTACGGATACATTTGTGAAGCGCGCCCGGAAAAAGGGCGGTGTGACGCCATCCGAAATGAAGGAATTGCTGAACGAAACCGTTGTCCCGGTGATTATGGACATCCTGAACACCCAGGCGGAAATCCGGGCCAGAGATTTGGTCACCGATGAGCAAAAAGAACAGTTCATAGCTACAAAGGCTCAGTCGTATGGGATTAACGCCGATCAACTCGAAACCATATTGAATTCCGCTTACCTATATATCCCGTATGTCGATTGGGTAAATTTTGATAAGGACGAAGGAATGTTTACCTGTACAGTGCGGGGTGGATTGCTCTGGTTTCACGTTATACCTGACTCTGAAAATCCACGCGTTGAGTCTTTGTTAACCCAGGAGACCAGCTCATTTGGAAAGGGACAGGATGATCAGCGGTACTCTTTCCGGAGTAAACTCCTGGATGGCGATGAATTCGCACTGTATTCGGCGGTAGACAACTTCGCCCGGAATTTGCAGGTGGCAACCCAGTCAATACCGGAATTTCAGCTCACGGGAATGGTCCAATACGTGAATAAGCAGAAGGTGGATTTTGATTTAGGCCGCCGTGAAGGTATCAAGGTAGATGATGGCTTTTTCATCAAGGAACAGTACCAGTCAGGAGATGGAGAGATTGATCAGCGCAAGGTCGGTTTTGTCCGTACCGTCTCTGTCGGCGACAACACAGACGATCAGATAGCAGCATCGCAAGCAGTTGCCGTTACCGGAAACGAATTCACACGAGGAATGGCGTTGGTTGAGCATCCCCGGCTGCCGCTCGATATCAGTTTTAGGATTAGGACGTTGAATTATAATCTCTACAAAAATAGCGGGTACATCGCGATCGATTTTCCGTTCACCAAGACGGAAATTCTGGAGGCATATTTTGTGGAAAGTTATTCAGGCGGGATCCCGGCGGTGGATCTGGAAGCAGCTTACCACATCGGTCGCTGGTTCGACGTCCCAATGCTCTTGGCAAACGTAGGAGCAACTGCTGGCGTCGTTCCTGTAGAAGTACAAGTGCGTACCTTCGAGGATCACCAATATCATTGGGAATCCACAAACCCCACGCTGTTTCAGTTCCGGTTCGGATTAACCCAAAAATATTTTTACCGACGGTTCGGCCTCCAGTTCGGCGCAGATGTCGGACTCTCGGCTATGTCAGCCACCGATCAGATCTGGTGGTTTAACGAAGACTTCGAGCTGGAACAATATAATATTTCACTCTCAAACAGAACTGTAGGAGGATCACTATACGGCGGTTTCGAAATGTTCCTGACGCCGGATATCACTGCCGGATTCGTTACCGGATTCCAGGCCTACCCTGAATCAGCCGCCTGGAGCTTTGATGTTGCCAGCGATTCCTACGATATTACCAACCTTGCAGAAGATCGGCCGAGTTATGACATCTCCGGTCGATTTATGAGCGTGTATGTCCAGTATCGGCCGCCGGCGCTCCCGTTTGATCCCTGGAATCTGATACGGGCCTCCCTGGGGATTTAATACTACAGGTATAAGGTATAAGGGTATAGGGGGAAAAGATGGAAAAAGGAGAAGGGAGAATGGAGAAGGGTAAAAGATTAACTGCGAAGAAAATATGAAAATTGCAGAATGAAAAATGAAGAAGGAACAAGATGAATGTCCAACCGCCCCACAGGGATCTCTGTGGGAGGGGTGGAGTTGTGTTGGAAAAAATAATTAGTAGAATGCAAGAGGTGAAAAATCCGGAGAGCGGCTACAAACGCCAACCTATGAAAATTCGACTCGAACACTCGCACACTCGAACACTTGAACACTATCTACAACCCTCGGTGCTAAATTCAGACTGGAGAATTACCTATATGCATAAGTTAAAGTTATTTCTCAGTATAATGCTGTTACTGTCTTTTGTCGGCTGCGCAGGTACGAACCAGCAACAGTCTAAAAGCGATACAGCGACGGATACGGGAGAATCCGCCTATGCCCTGGATCAGGAGTTGCCTGTTGGACCGCATGTTGAAAAGGGGCAGTTTGCCAATGGGCTGACCTATTACATCCGAAAAAACTCCCGGCCAGAGAATCGGATGGAGCTGCGCCTGGTTGTGAATGCCGGTTCAATCCTGGAAGACGAAAATCAACAGGGTTTGGCACATTTCACTGAGCATATGGCGTTCAACGGGACGGAGCACTTTGAGAAACAGGAACTGGTGAATTATCTGGAGTCCATCGGGATGCGGTTTGGTCCGGATATTAATGCGTATACCAGTTTCGACGAAACCGTCTATATGCTACAGCTACCGACAGACAGTGCTTCGGTCATGAAGGAGGGATTTCAGGTGCTGGAAGACTGGGCGCATGCATTAACATTTACTCATGAGGAAATAGACAAGGAGCGGGGCGTTGTGCAGGAAGAGTGGCGCCTCGGCCGTGGTGTACAGGCCAGGATACGGGAAGAACAGTACCCGATACTTTTTCACAATTCCCGGTATGCGGAGCGGCTACCGATAGGTAAAAAGGCGGTACTCGACACCTTTCACTACGAGGCGCTTACCTCGTATTACAATACTTGGTACCGCCCGGAACTGATGGGCGTTGTTGCTATCGGGGATTTTGATCCTGGGCGAATACACACACTTATTGGAGAGCATTTTCAGTCGCTGGAACCAAAACCCGAAGCGCCGGAGCGAAAAATATATCAGGTTCCGGATCATGAGGAGACGCTTTTCGCCATCGCATCCGACCCGGAAGCCACGCAATCTGGCGTCTCCATTTATTACAAGCAGCCTGCAACACATGAAGAAACTGTGGCTGATTACCGGCAAGGCATCGTGGAGCGCCTGTACAACCAAATGTTCAACCAGCGGCTGTCTGAGTTGACGCAAACCGAAGATCCGCCATTCCTCAGTGGATATTCAGGGCAGGGACAGTTTGTCCGGTCTAAGGAGTTTTACTATCTCGGCGCCACGGTGGAAGATAATGGCCTACTGCGGGGATTTGAAACGCTGTTGACCGAAGCGGAGCGGGTGAGAAAGCACGGTTTTACAGCGACCGAGTTGGAGCGGGAAAAACAGTCGATTCTCCGGTCAATCGAACAGACGTACCGCGAACGCAACAAGACTAGATCGCGTCGATATGCCTCCGAGTATATCCGGAACTTCCTGTTTAATGAGCCAATCCCGGGAATCGAATATGAGTATGCCGTATACCGGGAATATGTCCCGACGATTAGCCTGGAGGAGGTGAACCAACTGGCGGAGGAGTGGATTACGGATAAAAATCGGGTGGTTATGACCGAATCGCCGGAAAAGGAAGGGAACCGTATTCCCGGTGAAGAAGATCTCCGTGGAATCATGCAAAAAGTTGCTGATAAAGACATCGTGGCGTACAAGGATGACGTCAAAGATCAACCGCTAATGGAAAAGGTGCCTGAACCCGCTGAGATTGTCGCCGATACCATCTACGAAGATGTCGGGGTGACGGAATGGACGCTGGCAAACGGAATCCGGGTTGCACTGAAACCGACGGATTTCAAGAATGACGAGGTGCGTTTCGCATCCTTTAGTTGGGGAGGAACTTCTCTTGTTCCGGACTCCAATCTGATTCCGGCAGAGACGGCGATAAGTATAATCGGACAAAGTGGAGTAGGTGACTTCAGCGAGATCCAGCTGGGTAAGCTGCTTTCGGATAAGGTCGTCAGCGTAAGTCCGTATATCGGTCAGCTCAGTGAAGGAATGTCCGGCAGCGCTTCCCCCGAAGATCTGGAGACCATGTTCCAACTGATTTCTCTCTATTTTACCGAAATACGACGGGACAGTACGGCCTTTGCATCGTTCAAATCCCGGTATAAGGCCTATTATGCTAATCAGGGCGCCAACCCTGAGAGAGCCTATCAGGATACGTTAACTACCACTCTGACTCAGCATCACCCACGGTTCAAACCGTATACTGTGGAGACCTTTGAGCAAATGGATCTGGACAAGTCCATGCATATTTACCGCGAGCGCTTTGCCGATGCCGGGGAGTTTACCTTTGTATTCGTCGGGAATTTCAATCCTGATTCGCTCAAACCGCTGGTCAAAACATATCTTGGTAGTCTCAAAGATTTACCAGGTGAAGAACAGTGGCGGGATGTGACCTATTCGTATCCGGACTCGGTTATTAAAAAGACAGTGAGAAAAGGGATTGAACCCAAAGCACGCACGGCCATCGCCTTTACGGGAATGGAAGATTGGACCCCGAAGAAAAGATATGTGGCTAGTGCGCTGACTGATTATCTGAGTATTAAACTCCGGGAAGTCGTCCGCGAGGATTTGGGCGGGACCTACGGTGTGTCAGTCAACGGTCGATTCCCGAGACTTCCCAGAGAAAGATATCGCATCCGGATATCGTTTGGAGCCGATCCCGAACGCATCCAGGAGTTAACTGACGTGGTATTTGCCCAGATTGACAGCCTGAAGGAGCATGGTGTTGGCAAAGAATACCTCCAAAAAATTACGGAGATTGACCTTAGAAACCACGAGACCAACCTGAAGGAAAACAGTTACTGGATGAATCAGATCAAGAATGCCTACTATTACGGAACGGATATGGGGAATATACTCACGTACCCGGATCTTGTGAATAGTATCACGACGGCTGACATTCAAAAAGCCGCGCAACGGTACCTCAATATGGATGACTATGTACAGATAACTTTGCTACCTGAACAACAGTAACTGACTGGAGTATTGAGGTCTCATGTGTTGAAGTGGAAATGTGTGATGTGAAAATGACCAGGTACAAAAATTGAGTTTTCAGTTTAGCCTCTATGCATTAAAAACAAGTCGATCACAGGAGGCATTAATCTATCTACCTACTCCTAATATAAATACGGTTTTTACTTGAACACCTGAACACTCGAACACTATAACACTGTAGTTATTCTCCCGACGGTACCAACCCAATCACATCCTGCATTGCCTGATGAATTTTCCCGTTGGATGCCAGAATTTCGCCGTCGAATATGGTTGAT is a window from the Candidatus Neomarinimicrobiota bacterium genome containing:
- a CDS encoding sodium:solute symporter; this translates as MTEPGWLVILPPVVAILLAMRTKQVILSLFSGIWFGWMLLNSWNPLAGLTDALGSLVTVFADAGSTRVILFSVLVGSLIALMQRSGGVEGFVDYVIRKKLITNRFTAQLLVWILGIIIFIESSIKILVAGAISRPLFDTMKISREKLSYILDSTSAPACMLVPLNAWGAFAIGLIAAQGIDDPVRQLLWSIPMNFYSIVAILFVLYIIFSQSDFGPMHKAETRIRETGALLRKGAMPLMDESITMLDAKPDIRHHARNMVIPVLVMVGTMPVAMYITGDGSITQGSGSTSVFWAVMFAIGAAGILYRSTGIMKVTEVVDVSVKGAGGMISLGAIMLLAFALGNTCNELGTGEYIASMASGFLTPALIPAVVFITAGFIAFSTGTSFGTFALMMPLALPLAMDAGVSIPLAVSAVLGGGVFGDHCSPISDTTVVASMAAATDHIDHVNTQIPYALVSAGIALVIYVIVGFIAV
- a CDS encoding isocitrate/isopropylmalate dehydrogenase family protein; the encoded protein is MKKKIAVIPGDGTGKEVTREATKVLETLTDLNLIQFEITTFQYGADHYLETGIGLPDEAVEEFRKNYDAILMGSLGDSRIPNMAHAREIILKLRNKLDLYINERWIKVLDPELYPLNYGNPEKVDFHIFRESTEGAFVAAGGATYEHTEKEIAVQEMLYTRKGVERIIRYAFEYAVDHGMQKVTMADKSNVLRFTDGLWLRVFREVSEEFEEQVTSSHVYIDHLAYELLKRPQEFQVIVTTNLFGDILSEIGAVLQGGLGLAASGNYNPGEIGVFKSIHGSAQNIAGKNIVNPFGAILSIQLMLEFFGKPKLGLLIEDAVKQCLRNGLVTRDLDGSLGTQEVGDSLCQILENLYKNHSR
- a CDS encoding AAA family ATPase; amino-acid sequence: MIIKSLLIQDFGIIQGQELRDLNNGINVIAGPNRAGKTTLMQLLRYLGYKFPKTDLMPAPKVSRRARATMQLEDGAEVILERDGQSDPVLAVTSGSRDISIEDIFHVDDFTYRQLFTISLDELRRFPAGVDGKKESRRLQSVLLGAGLTDAANLSEVLRDFRKQAEDIGGKHGNQRVSEFKDHNQDIREAVEQRKEANQQIRIYQENLEEKNEVESELAALKEQKSSLEKRRVRLEFLHQYAETFLNYRNLTDELSGEENRELLTDFEEEYLSTAKRLLETYPEVIEKYGEAKRDFKRQVPGDKWQEVKNSLLNATDEIRRWERELSGLREQIQTFRNEQQQIAEKREEIATDLGQVNSDWGEDFTALETIRTDRVDRAVLREKIAEFLRVTDRKRGASQEIDTLEQQVESIEDEISEIESHRKIDPVKMYGVGLLIIISGILLGILTYPWIGLLVGIGGVGVLVVRYLGETEARQQMSRLESELRQTKKQLQSRKSELEDLESKWEKLNEEVGQYRDTLGLPAEVHPESLRNYFDDVADLKKRIAQWNSQREDLKRAEQDILENLDDLRGVLDNIYPEDIGEPAIDDADELMHRITQASEWLDSAKDLNSLEEQKEDQEKQIHRICFPDSGQMNLDDAPSTSEDYIRSLEEFVEEGQRYSELTEKEDEAERLAYSLENGFNARVKSVFTKDSMEDAPDTLEDLLNILEEYYEQFASEKEIADNLRSVENSIEQVTGEITDAQKRVERLNVRLEELATTEKLEQAQEQIDKARSRLEPLAREFAINRIATAILEQAQERFMHRTRDELLTSASEYFRRITSDDYASIALPKELENADFVSLTEDGNSVETTRYLSRGTREQLFMSVRLSRIKEITPPLPVILDDSLVNFDSAHRRQAVRVLQELAKTNQIFVMTCHPELVEFLHEAGDEISYMTIDAGVIAGSSYTKVLEHLRR
- a CDS encoding DNA repair exonuclease, yielding MKPLRFIHTADLHLGSPLKSIGEVSGELQEQLHNATFTALRQIVSAAIELEVDFVLIAGDLYDLESRSIRANRIVAQQLRRLDEAGINAYLIAGNHDPLTREGADAFDLPKNAHVFGTETEICEYSRDGEVVARILGQSYRSSSEPRKMYSGFTPPDASVWNIGMLHTALDPNNTRYVPCHPDDLASKQEIHYWALGHVHQQRVVQSGEQPIVYPGNPQGRDTGETGINGCVLVEMTPGEEPDISTIPTSSIIWDIKDISIDPGDSEPPESIDALLDQFRSAIEDMPDENYIDEPILPAHPNFEDEYRIDGHIIRWHVTGKGPLHDELAKNREEAGETITEVLREEFGQMSPFVWTESVRIRTGKPVPPIEELAGNSELFSDIRKIMDEFSSGEPSVDFDDILGKIWDTSGDYENMNPERFVAGQRDIEGFIEEAGQRIVESILERRDDS